In Columba livia isolate bColLiv1 breed racing homer chromosome 6, bColLiv1.pat.W.v2, whole genome shotgun sequence, a single genomic region encodes these proteins:
- the SHLD2 gene encoding shieldin complex subunit 2 isoform X3: protein MSKRPQIHVFVGAPSIPSLLEVSEQNSSAPAAEKWRELCCLCDTRSLFSEKVQGADHLLFQAESSLVTALPTNDESSWQSERGRLTVANEYSTSLVPVAVTCTSTPKKIESLIYSDCQISKDRCIQAADHHAQQKCAESAGQDKQSRGCCADLTERKAHRLDVNSSDISDLVDSTKQISIHLRSVGQSVQSDCRSDHHEHLSQYLNMFLPQNRESKPKEEPKDCLDFAVSTDTEFRSIMTSSQMAVFVQDQNKMQKKIIKLLETEAGKKPEEGHCDQVQFDSGVGTCLNVAENECKEEYTSSLELFSSEGDEKNVCFEATKQEENAQDNTEKSQELNIPAEPFVNEIHIEPLSSGILCSQVNSSHKSSSKRAHKCEDSSNIFHSGFKGQLKSKRAKLNSFPAGPGMGVDQESMTKFRKLQNKLSPLKNCCCKNQKYNVLVTVVHPCHIKEIQVKTRPKSSCKIPVATIVVIDQSEIERKVMLWRGAAFWSLTVFPGDIVLLTDIIMYENLWCGEIMLQSTFTSQLLNLGNCSALNPEEFYPIVDGEVLRGLLAYILSAFPHFGDIPRRQVQRLDSVQYVQLDQLQPNTLVHSVLKIINIAILTESVYSYRGGNQRKIILTVEQNRDQHYRMVLWGAGAAWCPQLQRKKDHIWDFKYLLVQHSSVSGDFELHTTPWSSYECLFDDDKRAIEFKEKFQKSKMSHMQVTKLSAHLEEKCSGVIHVKAHILELKFTISTGQYKQVIFRADTSLECVLASLPMITYSGCAKCGLELQADENMIYKQCIRCLPYNQVKTFYRNVAAIKKP from the exons ATGTCCAAAAGACCTCAAATTCATGTTTTTGTGGGGGCACCCAGTATTCCAAGCCTGCTGGAGGTGTCAGAGCAAAATAGTTCAGCACCTGCTGCTGAAAAATGGAGAGAACTCTGCTGTTTGTGTGATACCCGTAGtcttttttctgaaaaagtcCAAGGTGCTGACCACTTGTTGTTTCAGGCAGAAAGTTCTCTGGTCACAGCACTTCCTACAAATGACGAGAGCTCTTGGCAGTCTGAACGGGGGAGATTAACAGTAGCAAATGAATATTCGACATCTCTCGTACCTGTGGCAGTAACTTGTACCAGCACACCTAAAAAGATTGAAAGCTTAATTTATTCTGATTGTCAGATATCTAAAGACAGATGCATACAGGCTGCAGATCACCACGCTCAGCAAAAATGTGCGGAGTCAGCTGGGCAGGACAAACAATCACGTGGCTGTTGTGCAGAcctcacagaaagaaaagctcatCGTTTAGATGTTAACAGCTCTGACATTTCTGATTTGGTTGACAGTACTAAGCAGATTAGCATACATCTGAGGTCTGTGGGACAGAGTGTTCAATCAGATTGTAGAAGTGATCACCATGAACATCTAAGTCAATATCTGAACATGTTTCTCCCCCAAAATCGAGagtcaaaaccaaaagaagAACCAAAGGATTGTTTAGACTTTGCAGTGTCAACAGATACTGAATTTCGTAGCATAATGACTTCAAGTCAGATGGCTGTTTTTGTGCAGGATCAGAATaagatgcagaagaaaatcaTTAAACTGTTGGAAACAGAAGCAGGCAAAAAACCTGAAGAAGGACATTGTGATCAAGTCCAATTTGACTCTGGTGTTGGAACATGTCTTAATGTGGCTGAAAATGAATGTAAGGAAGAGTATACAAGTTCCCTTGAACTCTTCAGTTCTGAGGGTGAtgagaaaaatgtttgctttgaagctacaaaacaagaagaaaatgctcAGGATAATACAGAGAAGTCTCAAGAACTTAATATTCCTGCTGAGCCATTTGTAAATGAAATCCATATTGAACCATTGAGCTCAGGAATATTGTGCTCTCAAGTCAACAGCTCTCATAAGAGCTCTTCTAAAAGAGCCCACAAATGTGAAGATTCCTccaatatttttcattcaggGTTTAAAGGGCAGCTGAAATCAAAGAGAGCTAAACTGAATTCTTTTCCAGCTGGTCCTGGGATGGGAGTGGATCAAGAAAGTATGACGAAGTTCAGGaaacttcaaaacaaactaTCGCCACTTAAAAATTGCTGCTGCAAAAATCAAAAGTACAATGTTTTAGTCACAGTAGTACATCCTTGTCATATCAAAGAAATACAGGTGAAGACTAGACCAAAATCTTCATGTAAAATTCCTGTAGCAACAATTGTAGTTATTGACCAGTCAGAAATTGAGAGGAAGGTGATGCTGTGGCGTGGTGCTGCATTTTGGTCACTCACTGTGTTTCCTGGGGATATTGTGCTGCTTACAG ATATAATAATGTATGAAAATCTCTGGTGTGGAGAAATCATGCTGCAATCTACGTTTACCAGTCAGTTACTGAATCTGGGGAACTGCTCAGCCCTCAATCCAGAAGAAT TTTATCCTATAGTGGATGGTGAAGTTCTCCGTGGTTTATTAGCATACATATTATCAGCATTTCCACACTTCGGAGACATTCCACGAAGACAAGTTCAGAGACTGGACAGTGTTCAGTATGTGCAGCTAGACCAGCTTCAGCCAAATACGTTGGTCCACTCAGTCTTAAAAATTATCAACATTGCCATATTAACAG AATCTGTGTATAGCTACAGAGGTGGCAACCAAAGGAAAATTATTCTAACGGTAGAACAGAACAGAGATCAACACTACAGGatggtgctgtggggagcaggggctgcctggTGCCCTCagcttcaaaggaaaaaag atCACATATGGGACTTTAAATACCTTCTGGTCCAACACAGTTCTGTCTCAGGTGACTTTGAACTGCACACGACTCCGTGGTCATCTTACGAGTGCTTGTTTGATGAtgacaaaagggcaattgaatttaaagaaaagtttcagaaaagcaaaatgtccCATATGCAGGTGACAAAGCTCTCAGCACATTTGGAGGAAAAATGCTCAG GAGTGATTCACGTGAAAGCCCATATCTTAGAACTGAAGTTCACGATTTCAACTGGCCAGTACAAGCAAGTCATCTTCCGTGCCGACACTTCGCTGGAGTGTGTTTTGGCTTCTCTGCCTATGATTACGTATTCAGGTTGTGCTAAATGTGGTTTGGAACTACAGGCAGATGAGAACATGATCTACAAGCAATGTATTAGATGTTTGCCATACAACCAAGTAAAAACATTCTACag AAATGTTGCTGCAATCAAAAAACCATAG
- the SHLD2 gene encoding shieldin complex subunit 2 isoform X2, translating into MSKRPQIHVFVGAPSIPSLLEVSEQNSSAPAAEKWRELCCLCDTRSLFSEKVQGADHLLFQAESSLVTALPTNDESSWQSERGRLTVANEYSTSLVPVAVTCTSTPKKIESLIYSDCQISKDRCIQAADHHAQQKCAESAGQDKQSRGCCADLTERKAHRLDVNSSDISDLVDSTKQISIHLRSVGQSVQSDCRSDHHEHLSQYLNMFLPQNRESKPKEEPKDCLDFAVSTDTEFRSIMTSSQMAVFVQDQNKMQKKIIKLLETEAGKKPEEGHCDQVQFDSGVGTCLNVAENECKEEYTSSLELFSSEGDEKNVCFEATKQEENAQDNTEKSQELNIPAEPFVNEIHIEPLSSGILCSQVNSSHKSSSKRAHKCEDSSNIFHSGFKGQLKSKRAKLNSFPAGPGMGVDQESMTKFRKLQNKLSPLKNCCCKNQKYNVLVTVVHPCHIKEIQVKTRPKSSCKIPVATIVVIDQSEIERKVMLWRGAAFWSLTVFPGDIVLLTDIIMYENLWCGEIMLQSTFTSQLLNLGNCSALNPEEFYPIVDGEVLRGLLAYILSAFPHFGDIPRRQVQRLDSVQYVQLDQLQPNTLVHSVLKIINIAILTESVYSYRGGNQRKIILTVEQNRDQHYRMVLWGAGAAWCPQLQRKKDHIWDFKYLLVQHSSVSGDFELHTTPWSSYECLFDDDKRAIEFKEKFQKSKMSHMQVTKLSAHLEEKCSGVIHVKAHILELKFTISTGQYKQVIFRADTSLECVLASLPMITYSGCAKCGLELQADENMIYKQCIRCLPYNQVKTFYRPALMTVEDEGYEIYVHVVSELMEKIFLNIPADWLNRLCPPQI; encoded by the exons ATGTCCAAAAGACCTCAAATTCATGTTTTTGTGGGGGCACCCAGTATTCCAAGCCTGCTGGAGGTGTCAGAGCAAAATAGTTCAGCACCTGCTGCTGAAAAATGGAGAGAACTCTGCTGTTTGTGTGATACCCGTAGtcttttttctgaaaaagtcCAAGGTGCTGACCACTTGTTGTTTCAGGCAGAAAGTTCTCTGGTCACAGCACTTCCTACAAATGACGAGAGCTCTTGGCAGTCTGAACGGGGGAGATTAACAGTAGCAAATGAATATTCGACATCTCTCGTACCTGTGGCAGTAACTTGTACCAGCACACCTAAAAAGATTGAAAGCTTAATTTATTCTGATTGTCAGATATCTAAAGACAGATGCATACAGGCTGCAGATCACCACGCTCAGCAAAAATGTGCGGAGTCAGCTGGGCAGGACAAACAATCACGTGGCTGTTGTGCAGAcctcacagaaagaaaagctcatCGTTTAGATGTTAACAGCTCTGACATTTCTGATTTGGTTGACAGTACTAAGCAGATTAGCATACATCTGAGGTCTGTGGGACAGAGTGTTCAATCAGATTGTAGAAGTGATCACCATGAACATCTAAGTCAATATCTGAACATGTTTCTCCCCCAAAATCGAGagtcaaaaccaaaagaagAACCAAAGGATTGTTTAGACTTTGCAGTGTCAACAGATACTGAATTTCGTAGCATAATGACTTCAAGTCAGATGGCTGTTTTTGTGCAGGATCAGAATaagatgcagaagaaaatcaTTAAACTGTTGGAAACAGAAGCAGGCAAAAAACCTGAAGAAGGACATTGTGATCAAGTCCAATTTGACTCTGGTGTTGGAACATGTCTTAATGTGGCTGAAAATGAATGTAAGGAAGAGTATACAAGTTCCCTTGAACTCTTCAGTTCTGAGGGTGAtgagaaaaatgtttgctttgaagctacaaaacaagaagaaaatgctcAGGATAATACAGAGAAGTCTCAAGAACTTAATATTCCTGCTGAGCCATTTGTAAATGAAATCCATATTGAACCATTGAGCTCAGGAATATTGTGCTCTCAAGTCAACAGCTCTCATAAGAGCTCTTCTAAAAGAGCCCACAAATGTGAAGATTCCTccaatatttttcattcaggGTTTAAAGGGCAGCTGAAATCAAAGAGAGCTAAACTGAATTCTTTTCCAGCTGGTCCTGGGATGGGAGTGGATCAAGAAAGTATGACGAAGTTCAGGaaacttcaaaacaaactaTCGCCACTTAAAAATTGCTGCTGCAAAAATCAAAAGTACAATGTTTTAGTCACAGTAGTACATCCTTGTCATATCAAAGAAATACAGGTGAAGACTAGACCAAAATCTTCATGTAAAATTCCTGTAGCAACAATTGTAGTTATTGACCAGTCAGAAATTGAGAGGAAGGTGATGCTGTGGCGTGGTGCTGCATTTTGGTCACTCACTGTGTTTCCTGGGGATATTGTGCTGCTTACAG ATATAATAATGTATGAAAATCTCTGGTGTGGAGAAATCATGCTGCAATCTACGTTTACCAGTCAGTTACTGAATCTGGGGAACTGCTCAGCCCTCAATCCAGAAGAAT TTTATCCTATAGTGGATGGTGAAGTTCTCCGTGGTTTATTAGCATACATATTATCAGCATTTCCACACTTCGGAGACATTCCACGAAGACAAGTTCAGAGACTGGACAGTGTTCAGTATGTGCAGCTAGACCAGCTTCAGCCAAATACGTTGGTCCACTCAGTCTTAAAAATTATCAACATTGCCATATTAACAG AATCTGTGTATAGCTACAGAGGTGGCAACCAAAGGAAAATTATTCTAACGGTAGAACAGAACAGAGATCAACACTACAGGatggtgctgtggggagcaggggctgcctggTGCCCTCagcttcaaaggaaaaaag atCACATATGGGACTTTAAATACCTTCTGGTCCAACACAGTTCTGTCTCAGGTGACTTTGAACTGCACACGACTCCGTGGTCATCTTACGAGTGCTTGTTTGATGAtgacaaaagggcaattgaatttaaagaaaagtttcagaaaagcaaaatgtccCATATGCAGGTGACAAAGCTCTCAGCACATTTGGAGGAAAAATGCTCAG GAGTGATTCACGTGAAAGCCCATATCTTAGAACTGAAGTTCACGATTTCAACTGGCCAGTACAAGCAAGTCATCTTCCGTGCCGACACTTCGCTGGAGTGTGTTTTGGCTTCTCTGCCTATGATTACGTATTCAGGTTGTGCTAAATGTGGTTTGGAACTACAGGCAGATGAGAACATGATCTACAAGCAATGTATTAGATGTTTGCCATACAACCAAGTAAAAACATTCTACag ACCTGCTTTGATGACGGTAGAAGATGAAGGATATGAAATTTATGTTCATGTGGTGTCTGAGTTGATGGAAAAAATCTTCCTCAACATTCCTGCAGACTGGCTGAACAGATTA TGCCCTCCTCAGATATAA
- the SHLD2 gene encoding shieldin complex subunit 2 isoform X1: protein MSKRPQIHVFVGAPSIPSLLEVSEQNSSAPAAEKWRELCCLCDTRSLFSEKVQGADHLLFQAESSLVTALPTNDESSWQSERGRLTVANEYSTSLVPVAVTCTSTPKKIESLIYSDCQISKDRCIQAADHHAQQKCAESAGQDKQSRGCCADLTERKAHRLDVNSSDISDLVDSTKQISIHLRSVGQSVQSDCRSDHHEHLSQYLNMFLPQNRESKPKEEPKDCLDFAVSTDTEFRSIMTSSQMAVFVQDQNKMQKKIIKLLETEAGKKPEEGHCDQVQFDSGVGTCLNVAENECKEEYTSSLELFSSEGDEKNVCFEATKQEENAQDNTEKSQELNIPAEPFVNEIHIEPLSSGILCSQVNSSHKSSSKRAHKCEDSSNIFHSGFKGQLKSKRAKLNSFPAGPGMGVDQESMTKFRKLQNKLSPLKNCCCKNQKYNVLVTVVHPCHIKEIQVKTRPKSSCKIPVATIVVIDQSEIERKVMLWRGAAFWSLTVFPGDIVLLTDIIMYENLWCGEIMLQSTFTSQLLNLGNCSALNPEEFYPIVDGEVLRGLLAYILSAFPHFGDIPRRQVQRLDSVQYVQLDQLQPNTLVHSVLKIINIAILTESVYSYRGGNQRKIILTVEQNRDQHYRMVLWGAGAAWCPQLQRKKDHIWDFKYLLVQHSSVSGDFELHTTPWSSYECLFDDDKRAIEFKEKFQKSKMSHMQVTKLSAHLEEKCSGVIHVKAHILELKFTISTGQYKQVIFRADTSLECVLASLPMITYSGCAKCGLELQADENMIYKQCIRCLPYNQVKTFYRPALMTVEDEGYEIYVHVVSELMEKIFLNIPADWLNRLVVPSSDITYSTIVADLCHLLLADTEASYLLEIRSHFVLDENSCPLQKDFHLLNFHPDL from the exons ATGTCCAAAAGACCTCAAATTCATGTTTTTGTGGGGGCACCCAGTATTCCAAGCCTGCTGGAGGTGTCAGAGCAAAATAGTTCAGCACCTGCTGCTGAAAAATGGAGAGAACTCTGCTGTTTGTGTGATACCCGTAGtcttttttctgaaaaagtcCAAGGTGCTGACCACTTGTTGTTTCAGGCAGAAAGTTCTCTGGTCACAGCACTTCCTACAAATGACGAGAGCTCTTGGCAGTCTGAACGGGGGAGATTAACAGTAGCAAATGAATATTCGACATCTCTCGTACCTGTGGCAGTAACTTGTACCAGCACACCTAAAAAGATTGAAAGCTTAATTTATTCTGATTGTCAGATATCTAAAGACAGATGCATACAGGCTGCAGATCACCACGCTCAGCAAAAATGTGCGGAGTCAGCTGGGCAGGACAAACAATCACGTGGCTGTTGTGCAGAcctcacagaaagaaaagctcatCGTTTAGATGTTAACAGCTCTGACATTTCTGATTTGGTTGACAGTACTAAGCAGATTAGCATACATCTGAGGTCTGTGGGACAGAGTGTTCAATCAGATTGTAGAAGTGATCACCATGAACATCTAAGTCAATATCTGAACATGTTTCTCCCCCAAAATCGAGagtcaaaaccaaaagaagAACCAAAGGATTGTTTAGACTTTGCAGTGTCAACAGATACTGAATTTCGTAGCATAATGACTTCAAGTCAGATGGCTGTTTTTGTGCAGGATCAGAATaagatgcagaagaaaatcaTTAAACTGTTGGAAACAGAAGCAGGCAAAAAACCTGAAGAAGGACATTGTGATCAAGTCCAATTTGACTCTGGTGTTGGAACATGTCTTAATGTGGCTGAAAATGAATGTAAGGAAGAGTATACAAGTTCCCTTGAACTCTTCAGTTCTGAGGGTGAtgagaaaaatgtttgctttgaagctacaaaacaagaagaaaatgctcAGGATAATACAGAGAAGTCTCAAGAACTTAATATTCCTGCTGAGCCATTTGTAAATGAAATCCATATTGAACCATTGAGCTCAGGAATATTGTGCTCTCAAGTCAACAGCTCTCATAAGAGCTCTTCTAAAAGAGCCCACAAATGTGAAGATTCCTccaatatttttcattcaggGTTTAAAGGGCAGCTGAAATCAAAGAGAGCTAAACTGAATTCTTTTCCAGCTGGTCCTGGGATGGGAGTGGATCAAGAAAGTATGACGAAGTTCAGGaaacttcaaaacaaactaTCGCCACTTAAAAATTGCTGCTGCAAAAATCAAAAGTACAATGTTTTAGTCACAGTAGTACATCCTTGTCATATCAAAGAAATACAGGTGAAGACTAGACCAAAATCTTCATGTAAAATTCCTGTAGCAACAATTGTAGTTATTGACCAGTCAGAAATTGAGAGGAAGGTGATGCTGTGGCGTGGTGCTGCATTTTGGTCACTCACTGTGTTTCCTGGGGATATTGTGCTGCTTACAG ATATAATAATGTATGAAAATCTCTGGTGTGGAGAAATCATGCTGCAATCTACGTTTACCAGTCAGTTACTGAATCTGGGGAACTGCTCAGCCCTCAATCCAGAAGAAT TTTATCCTATAGTGGATGGTGAAGTTCTCCGTGGTTTATTAGCATACATATTATCAGCATTTCCACACTTCGGAGACATTCCACGAAGACAAGTTCAGAGACTGGACAGTGTTCAGTATGTGCAGCTAGACCAGCTTCAGCCAAATACGTTGGTCCACTCAGTCTTAAAAATTATCAACATTGCCATATTAACAG AATCTGTGTATAGCTACAGAGGTGGCAACCAAAGGAAAATTATTCTAACGGTAGAACAGAACAGAGATCAACACTACAGGatggtgctgtggggagcaggggctgcctggTGCCCTCagcttcaaaggaaaaaag atCACATATGGGACTTTAAATACCTTCTGGTCCAACACAGTTCTGTCTCAGGTGACTTTGAACTGCACACGACTCCGTGGTCATCTTACGAGTGCTTGTTTGATGAtgacaaaagggcaattgaatttaaagaaaagtttcagaaaagcaaaatgtccCATATGCAGGTGACAAAGCTCTCAGCACATTTGGAGGAAAAATGCTCAG GAGTGATTCACGTGAAAGCCCATATCTTAGAACTGAAGTTCACGATTTCAACTGGCCAGTACAAGCAAGTCATCTTCCGTGCCGACACTTCGCTGGAGTGTGTTTTGGCTTCTCTGCCTATGATTACGTATTCAGGTTGTGCTAAATGTGGTTTGGAACTACAGGCAGATGAGAACATGATCTACAAGCAATGTATTAGATGTTTGCCATACAACCAAGTAAAAACATTCTACag ACCTGCTTTGATGACGGTAGAAGATGAAGGATATGAAATTTATGTTCATGTGGTGTCTGAGTTGATGGAAAAAATCTTCCTCAACATTCCTGCAGACTGGCTGAACAGATTAGTAG TGCCCTCCTCAGATATAACCTACAGCACAATAGTAGCAGATCTGTGTCATTTGCTGCTGGCAGATACGGAAGCATCCTATTTGTTGGAAATTAGGAGCCATTTTGTGCTAGATGAAAACAGCTGTCCTCTGCAAAAGGATTTCCATCTGCTAAATTTTCATCCTGATCTTTGA